In one window of Paraflavitalea soli DNA:
- a CDS encoding M57 family metalloprotease translates to MRSLLKVAAVFALLTVVFFSCKKDAKEQAPVQEEISKQVLDKIYALGFGTQNVSRHPEGYLVEGDIVITEDDLSQTPDRKLIRVGDEEQYRTTNTVTGLPRNITIRVNSSLPARYITATDAAIARYNAQALRITFSRVTSGGNIVINPAPSGAGYLASAGFPTSSGNPYNSVLVNRSYLDTWNINTVTSIIAHEVGHCIGFRHTDYANRAYSCGGSAVNEGQAGVGAILIPGTPSTNAVAGSWMLACIGNGVNRPFISSDITALNYIY, encoded by the coding sequence ATGAGAAGTCTTCTAAAAGTGGCAGCCGTATTTGCCCTGCTCACAGTCGTATTTTTTTCCTGTAAGAAAGATGCTAAGGAACAAGCTCCCGTACAAGAGGAGATCTCCAAACAAGTATTGGACAAGATCTATGCCCTGGGTTTTGGTACCCAAAACGTGTCCAGGCACCCCGAAGGTTACCTGGTGGAAGGGGATATCGTTATTACCGAGGATGACCTGTCTCAGACTCCCGACCGCAAGTTGATCCGCGTAGGCGATGAAGAACAATACCGTACCACCAATACGGTAACTGGTTTGCCGCGGAACATCACTATCCGCGTCAATTCTTCCCTGCCCGCCAGGTACATTACCGCTACCGACGCTGCCATTGCCCGGTACAATGCCCAGGCCTTGCGCATTACTTTTTCAAGGGTTACCTCCGGCGGCAACATCGTGATCAACCCCGCTCCCTCAGGAGCAGGTTACCTGGCTTCTGCCGGTTTCCCCACTTCCAGCGGTAATCCTTACAACTCTGTATTGGTCAACAGGAGTTACCTCGACACCTGGAACATCAATACCGTTACTTCCATCATCGCCCATGAAGTAGGCCATTGTATTGGTTTCCGTCATACCGACTATGCCAACCGCGCTTATAGTTGCGGCGGATCGGCCGTTAATGAAGGTCAGGCAGGCGTTGGCGCTATCCTGATCCCCGGAACACCTTCTACCAATGCCGTAGCCGGCTCCTGGATGCTGGCCTGCATCGGTAATGGCGTAAACCGTCCATTCATCAGCAGTGATATTACTGCCCTGAATTACATCTATTAA
- a CDS encoding class I fructose-bisphosphate aldolase produces MPSKKITDLLGDKAAYLLEHQCKTIDKSTISLPSPDHVEKSWITSNRSNQVLRSIQTLLGHGRLANTGYCSIFPVDQGIEHSAGSAFAPNPIYFDPENIVKLAMEGGCNAVASTYGVLGIMSRKYAHRIPFVVKINHNEFLSLPNRFDQTMFGTVKSAWNMGAVAVGATIYWGSAESARQLKEVAEAFELAHELGMATILWCYTRNNGFKVDGVDYHTSADLTGQANHLGVTLQADIIKQKLPTNNGGYLATKHGKTSPLVYEKLTTDHPIDLCRYQVLNCYSGRVGLINSGGESKGASDLQDSVYTAVINKRAGGMGLILGRKAFQRPFNEGVALLNATQDVYLDKDITVA; encoded by the coding sequence ATGCCATCAAAGAAAATCACAGACCTGCTGGGCGATAAAGCCGCTTATTTATTGGAGCATCAGTGTAAGACGATCGACAAATCAACGATCTCGCTCCCCTCTCCCGATCATGTGGAGAAAAGCTGGATCACCAGTAACCGTAGCAACCAGGTGCTGCGCAGCATCCAAACCTTACTGGGGCACGGCCGCCTGGCCAATACAGGTTATTGCAGCATCTTCCCGGTAGACCAGGGCATTGAACACAGTGCGGGATCGGCCTTTGCACCCAACCCCATTTATTTCGACCCGGAGAATATTGTGAAACTGGCGATGGAAGGGGGTTGTAATGCAGTAGCGTCTACCTATGGTGTATTGGGTATCATGAGCCGTAAATATGCGCACCGCATTCCTTTTGTGGTAAAGATCAACCACAATGAATTCCTGAGTCTGCCCAACCGCTTTGACCAAACGATGTTTGGCACGGTAAAGAGCGCCTGGAATATGGGAGCGGTAGCTGTAGGCGCTACGATCTACTGGGGCTCGGCAGAAAGCGCCCGCCAACTGAAGGAAGTAGCGGAAGCATTTGAACTGGCGCATGAGCTGGGCATGGCTACTATCCTGTGGTGTTATACACGCAACAATGGCTTTAAGGTGGATGGAGTGGATTATCATACTTCCGCGGACCTTACAGGCCAGGCCAATCACCTGGGGGTAACCTTACAAGCGGATATCATCAAACAAAAACTACCTACGAATAATGGCGGTTACCTGGCTACGAAACATGGCAAGACCTCTCCGCTGGTCTATGAAAAGCTGACCACGGATCACCCTATTGATCTGTGCCGCTACCAGGTGTTGAATTGCTATAGTGGCCGTGTGGGCCTGATCAACAGCGGCGGTGAAAGCAAGGGAGCGAGTGACCTGCAGGATTCTGTGTACACGGCAGTGATCAATAAACGGGCCGGTGGCATGGGGTTGATCCTGGGACGGAAAGCTTTCCAGCGACCCTTCAATGAAGGGGTGGCGCTCCTGAACGCTACGCAGGATGTGTATCTGGATAAAGATATTACGGTAGCTTAA
- the fbaA gene encoding class II fructose-bisphosphate aldolase produces MKKYKAGVLFGEELEALYKDAKENQFALPAVNTIGTNTINAVLETAAKVNSPVIIQFSNGGAQFIAGKGMPNDQLQANISGGISGALHIHNVAKYYGVPVVLHTDHAAKKWLPWISGLIDAGEQYFKEKGQPLFSSHMLDLSEEPIEENIHTSVEFFKRMQPLGMAIEIELGVTGGEEDGVDNSGVENDKLYTQPEHVSYAYTELSKVGRLFSVAAAFGNVHGVYSPGNVELRPEILKNSQDFIEKTLKTGPKPVYFVFHGGSGSPQHQIREAISYGAIKMNIDTDLQWSFWEGVLNYYKKNEGFLQGQLGNPEGKDKPNKKYYDPRVWLRKGEETFIKRLEVAFDDLNCINRNA; encoded by the coding sequence ATGAAGAAATATAAAGCCGGGGTGCTTTTTGGCGAAGAATTGGAAGCCCTTTATAAAGATGCCAAAGAGAACCAGTTTGCCCTGCCCGCCGTGAATACGATCGGTACGAATACGATCAATGCTGTGCTGGAAACAGCGGCCAAGGTCAATTCTCCCGTTATCATCCAGTTTTCCAATGGCGGCGCGCAGTTCATCGCCGGTAAAGGCATGCCCAACGACCAGTTGCAAGCCAATATCTCGGGTGGTATCTCCGGCGCGCTGCACATCCATAATGTAGCCAAATATTACGGTGTACCGGTGGTTCTGCACACTGACCATGCGGCCAAGAAATGGTTGCCCTGGATCAGCGGACTGATCGATGCCGGCGAACAATATTTCAAAGAAAAAGGCCAGCCGCTTTTCAGCTCGCATATGCTGGACCTGAGTGAAGAGCCGATCGAAGAGAATATCCACACATCTGTTGAGTTCTTCAAACGCATGCAGCCGCTGGGTATGGCCATCGAGATCGAACTGGGTGTAACGGGTGGTGAAGAAGATGGTGTTGACAACAGTGGCGTTGAAAATGACAAGCTCTATACGCAGCCCGAGCACGTAAGCTATGCTTATACGGAACTGAGCAAAGTGGGCCGCCTGTTCAGCGTAGCCGCCGCCTTTGGTAATGTGCACGGGGTGTACAGTCCCGGTAATGTTGAACTGCGTCCGGAGATCCTCAAGAATAGCCAGGACTTTATTGAAAAGACGTTGAAAACAGGCCCCAAGCCAGTGTATTTCGTATTCCATGGCGGTAGCGGCTCCCCCCAACACCAGATCAGGGAAGCGATCAGCTACGGTGCTATCAAAATGAACATCGATACGGATCTCCAATGGAGCTTCTGGGAAGGTGTGCTGAACTACTATAAAAAGAACGAAGGGTTCCTGCAAGGTCAGTTGGGCAATCCGGAAGGAAAAGACAAACCGAATAAGAAATACTACGATCCCCGTGTATGGCTGCGTAAAGGAGAAGAAACCTTTATCAAGCGCCTGGAAGTAGCATTTGATGATCTGAACTGTATCAATAGGAACGCGTAA
- a CDS encoding VOC family protein gives MILEHVAIWTGQLEQLKAYYIKYFGAVPNEKYTNEKKQFQSYFLSFQSGARLEIMSMPNIPDNQNDTIKAQYKGIIHLAFGVDTVQEVEAKAKQLQEDGFQVLSGPRKTGDGYYEFETLDPDNNRLEVTCPYPQ, from the coding sequence ATGATATTAGAACATGTGGCCATCTGGACCGGTCAACTGGAGCAACTAAAGGCATACTACATAAAGTATTTTGGAGCTGTTCCCAATGAGAAGTACACCAATGAGAAAAAGCAATTCCAAAGTTATTTCCTCAGCTTTCAATCCGGCGCCCGGCTCGAGATCATGTCCATGCCCAATATTCCCGACAATCAAAACGATACCATAAAAGCCCAATACAAAGGTATTATCCACCTCGCATTTGGTGTTGATACCGTCCAGGAGGTAGAAGCCAAAGCAAAGCAATTGCAGGAGGATGGTTTTCAGGTACTGAGCGGTCCCCGCAAAACAGGCGATGGCTATTATGAATTCGAGACCCTCGATCCTGACAACAACCGGTTGGAGGTAACCTGTCCATATCCTCAATAA
- a CDS encoding 3'-5' exonuclease family protein — MAYIMVDIESDGPIPGDYSMICFGAVIVEEGLTKTFYGQLKPISDKFIPEALAVSGFTREQTLAFDDPKSVMENFAAWLKEVVKDRPVFISDNNGFDWMFICWYFHHFTGSNPFGHSSYNLGSLYKGIVKDTFQNFKHLRKTTHTHHPVDDAKGNAEALLTIKKEMGLKIKF, encoded by the coding sequence ATGGCCTATATAATGGTCGATATCGAAAGCGATGGCCCCATTCCTGGCGACTACTCCATGATCTGCTTTGGAGCAGTAATAGTAGAGGAGGGCTTGACCAAAACCTTCTATGGACAGCTAAAGCCCATCTCCGATAAATTCATTCCTGAAGCACTGGCTGTTTCAGGCTTTACCCGCGAACAGACACTTGCCTTTGACGATCCCAAATCAGTAATGGAAAACTTTGCAGCCTGGCTCAAAGAAGTAGTAAAAGACAGGCCTGTATTCATCAGCGATAACAATGGCTTCGACTGGATGTTCATCTGCTGGTATTTTCACCACTTTACCGGGTCCAATCCCTTTGGCCACAGTTCCTACAACCTGGGCAGCCTCTACAAAGGTATAGTGAAAGATACCTTCCAAAACTTTAAACACCTGCGTAAAACAACGCATACACATCACCCTGTGGATGACGCAAAAGGAAATGCAGAAGCCTTACTCACCATTAAAAAGGAGATGGGCCTTAAGATCAAATTCTAA
- a CDS encoding GNAT family N-acetyltransferase → MINTIRTDSDNQDFVGLVRLLDADLAERDGADHAFYGQFNKIDKIKHAVVAFANGKPVGCGAIKEFSPAAMEVKRMYTLPEYRGRGIASIVLAELEKWARELSYKKCVLETGKRQPEAIELYKKNGYAITPNYGQYIGIENSVCFEKEITR, encoded by the coding sequence ATGATCAATACTATAAGAACCGACTCCGACAACCAGGATTTTGTAGGATTGGTAAGGCTCCTTGACGCTGACCTGGCAGAAAGAGACGGAGCCGACCATGCATTTTATGGCCAGTTCAACAAGATCGACAAGATCAAACACGCTGTTGTTGCATTTGCGAATGGTAAACCCGTAGGTTGTGGCGCCATAAAAGAATTCAGCCCCGCTGCCATGGAAGTGAAACGCATGTACACATTGCCCGAATACAGGGGCCGGGGAATTGCCTCCATTGTGTTGGCTGAATTAGAGAAATGGGCCCGGGAATTGTCGTACAAGAAGTGCGTATTAGAGACTGGAAAAAGACAGCCCGAGGCCATTGAGCTGTATAAAAAGAATGGATACGCGATCACTCCCAACTACGGCCAGTATATCGGTATTGAAAACAGTGTTTGTTTCGAAAAGGAAATCACAAGGTGA
- a CDS encoding helical backbone metal receptor: MTILTFTDQLDRAIHLPGIPRRIVSLVPSQTELLAALGLDDVVVGITKFCVHPESWFRSKTRIGGTKKVHIDRVHALQPDLIIANKEENVREQVEELARHYPVWVSDVNTLEDALGMIRAIGEITHTSAKAASIADTIHTNFLQLTGLAPALRTAYLIWKDPYMTVGRDTFIHHLLGRCGLQHVFGDQTRYPAVNIEALQAAGCELLLLSSEPYPFKQQHIDELQGYLPDTRIVLVDGEMFSWYGSRLLEATGYFKELLNRIQLL, from the coding sequence GTGACCATACTTACATTCACCGATCAATTAGACAGAGCAATTCATTTGCCAGGCATACCCAGGCGGATCGTGTCGTTGGTGCCTTCGCAAACGGAGCTGCTGGCGGCACTGGGGCTGGATGATGTTGTCGTAGGCATCACAAAATTCTGCGTACATCCGGAAAGCTGGTTCCGCAGCAAGACAAGAATAGGCGGCACCAAAAAGGTACATATAGACAGGGTGCATGCGCTGCAGCCTGATCTGATCATCGCCAACAAAGAAGAAAATGTACGTGAGCAGGTGGAAGAACTGGCCAGGCATTACCCGGTGTGGGTGAGTGATGTCAATACCCTGGAGGATGCACTTGGCATGATCCGGGCCATTGGGGAGATCACGCACACAAGCGCCAAAGCAGCCTCTATTGCCGATACTATTCATACAAACTTCCTTCAACTGACTGGCCTGGCTCCTGCCCTGCGGACGGCCTACCTTATCTGGAAAGACCCTTATATGACGGTGGGCCGTGATACCTTTATCCATCACCTGCTTGGCCGCTGCGGATTACAGCATGTATTTGGGGATCAAACAAGGTACCCCGCTGTCAATATCGAAGCATTACAAGCTGCGGGCTGTGAGCTCCTGCTGCTTTCTTCGGAGCCCTACCCTTTTAAGCAACAGCATATTGATGAATTGCAAGGTTATTTACCCGACACGCGCATTGTGCTGGTGGATGGTGAAATGTTTAGCTGGTATGGCAGCAGGCTGCTGGAAGCGACAGGGTATTTCAAAGAATTACTGAATCGGATACAATTACTATAG
- a CDS encoding ABC transporter permease, which translates to MLKNYLTIAWRHLLKNRQFTILNLLGLSTGLAVTVLIWLWVQDERSVDRFHENDQQLFQVMEHRTNSSGINTSGETPPLLDEYLAANMPEVKQAVTTTPPTWFPRVPLTTGKDNVHGAGLFAGKDYFQVFTYPLVSGDKQTVLNDRNGIVLSEKLAMRLFHSTEGIIGKAVYWQLDQTRRTSMVTGVFKGTPANSSIQFDFVLPFDAFKTIMNMSSDLSSGGPFHTYLVLKEGTSVQAFNDKLSAFMKSHSNGNARKLFLKSYGDNYLYGNYENGVQAGGRISYVRLFSLIAIFILIIACINFMNLSTAKAAGRMKEMGIRKTIGAGRGSLILQYLAESLLLVFVAMLLALLLVVALLPAFNQVTGKELSVGINTRLILTLLGIVLITGCLAGGYPAFYLSGFKPVAVLKGKLNNLIGGQWARKGLVVFQFTLSVVFIVAVLVVYRQIAFIQSHKAGYDKEQVIYFDVEGKVPGAMPAFLAAVRNIPGVVNASSMVGNVLGGPTSGNRWQYEGADATIPFRPFMVNYGMIETLGIDMKEGRSFSADYGMDTAKIIFNEAAIAAMGIKDPVGKTIRFDGADRQIIGVAKNFHFQSLHEEVKPLFFKLDFMNTTVMVKIDQAAEKATIDKLRSFYTSYNPGFPFDYKFLDEDYQAQYNAEKRVAILSQYFAGLAVLISCLGLFGLASFTAEKKRKEIGIRKVLGATVSQVVLLLSKEFLRAVMIALCMAMPLSWWIMHHWLAGFALHIPLGVDIFLITGICMILLTITTVSFQAVNAAIANPVKSLDAE; encoded by the coding sequence ATGCTTAAAAACTACCTGACCATTGCCTGGCGCCACCTGTTGAAGAACCGCCAATTCACCATCCTCAATTTACTGGGTTTATCTACCGGCCTCGCCGTCACCGTGCTCATCTGGTTATGGGTACAGGACGAAAGAAGTGTAGACAGGTTTCATGAAAATGACCAGCAGCTTTTCCAGGTCATGGAGCACCGGACCAACAGCAGCGGCATCAACACCTCGGGCGAAACGCCGCCCCTCCTCGACGAATACCTGGCTGCTAACATGCCCGAAGTAAAGCAGGCTGTTACCACCACGCCGCCCACCTGGTTTCCCCGCGTACCCCTTACTACCGGCAAAGACAATGTCCATGGCGCCGGCCTGTTTGCCGGGAAAGATTATTTCCAGGTATTTACCTATCCCCTCGTCAGCGGCGATAAACAAACCGTGCTGAATGATAGAAACGGTATTGTCCTGTCTGAAAAGCTGGCCATGCGTTTGTTCCACAGCACCGAAGGCATTATCGGGAAAGCAGTATACTGGCAACTAGACCAAACCCGGCGCACCAGCATGGTGACCGGTGTTTTTAAAGGCACGCCTGCCAACTCCTCCATACAGTTTGACTTTGTATTGCCCTTCGATGCGTTTAAAACGATCATGAACATGAGCAGCGACCTGAGCAGTGGCGGCCCTTTCCACACCTACCTCGTGTTGAAAGAAGGCACATCTGTGCAGGCTTTCAATGATAAGCTCAGCGCTTTTATGAAGTCCCATAGCAATGGCAATGCACGTAAGCTATTCCTGAAATCCTATGGGGATAATTACCTCTATGGTAATTATGAGAATGGCGTTCAAGCCGGTGGCCGCATCAGTTATGTAAGGTTGTTTTCCCTCATTGCCATCTTTATCCTCATCATCGCCTGTATCAATTTTATGAACCTGTCTACTGCCAAAGCTGCCGGAAGAATGAAAGAGATGGGTATCCGCAAGACCATTGGCGCAGGCCGCGGCTCACTCATCCTGCAATACCTGGCCGAATCCCTGCTATTGGTCTTTGTGGCTATGTTGCTGGCCCTGCTGCTGGTGGTAGCTTTACTCCCTGCCTTCAACCAGGTGACCGGCAAGGAACTTTCTGTCGGGATCAATACAAGGTTGATCTTAACACTCCTGGGCATTGTGTTGATCACCGGCTGCCTGGCAGGTGGTTATCCTGCCTTCTATCTCTCCGGCTTTAAGCCCGTTGCTGTATTGAAAGGAAAACTCAACAACCTCATAGGAGGGCAATGGGCGCGTAAAGGCCTCGTGGTGTTTCAATTCACTTTATCGGTGGTATTCATAGTGGCAGTGTTGGTGGTATACCGGCAAATAGCCTTTATTCAATCCCATAAGGCAGGCTATGATAAAGAGCAGGTTATTTATTTCGACGTGGAGGGCAAGGTGCCAGGCGCTATGCCGGCATTCCTGGCCGCCGTCAGGAATATCCCGGGCGTGGTCAATGCATCCAGTATGGTGGGCAATGTGCTGGGCGGCCCTACCAGTGGTAACCGCTGGCAGTATGAAGGGGCAGATGCGACCATTCCTTTCAGACCTTTCATGGTCAATTATGGTATGATAGAAACACTGGGTATTGACATGAAAGAGGGGCGTTCCTTCTCTGCAGATTATGGTATGGATACCGCGAAGATCATCTTTAATGAAGCGGCGATTGCCGCTATGGGTATTAAAGATCCGGTAGGCAAGACTATCCGCTTTGATGGGGCAGATCGCCAGATCATTGGTGTAGCAAAGAATTTTCATTTCCAGTCCCTGCATGAAGAAGTAAAACCGTTGTTCTTTAAGTTGGATTTTATGAACACCACCGTGATGGTGAAAATAGACCAGGCTGCTGAAAAGGCTACCATTGATAAACTAAGATCCTTTTATACCAGCTATAATCCCGGCTTCCCGTTTGATTACAAATTCCTGGATGAGGATTACCAGGCACAATACAATGCCGAGAAGCGCGTAGCCATCCTTTCCCAATACTTTGCAGGGCTGGCCGTACTGATATCCTGCCTGGGATTGTTTGGACTGGCTTCTTTCACCGCCGAGAAGAAACGCAAAGAGATAGGCATCCGCAAAGTGTTGGGTGCCACCGTAAGCCAGGTGGTGCTGCTGTTGTCAAAAGAGTTCCTGCGGGCCGTGATGATAGCCCTTTGCATGGCCATGCCACTCTCCTGGTGGATCATGCACCATTGGTTAGCCGGTTTTGCATTACACATTCCCCTGGGTGTCGATATCTTCCTGATCACAGGCATTTGCATGATCCTGCTTACGATAACGACAGTCAGTTTCCAGGCCGTCAATGCGGCCATAGCCAACCCGGTAAAAAGCCTGGATGCTGAATAG
- a CDS encoding pyridoxal-phosphate dependent enzyme, translating into MDIKNNILETIGNTPLIKLNKITKDIPGTILAKVDYFNPGNSIKDRMALKMVEVAEKEGKLKPGSTIIECTSGNTGMGLALAGCVKGYKCIFTTTDKQSKEKMDILKAVGAEVIVCPTNVEPDDPRSYYSVARRLAKEIPNSFLCNQYDNLANRLAHYETTGPELWEQTDGKITHLVCTAGTGGTVTGTAMYLKEKNPNIQIWAIDVYGSLLTKYFRTGEIDMKEVHPYVSEGFGEDFVPENYDMRVIDHFEQVTDKDGAVMARRIAKEEGLFCGYSAGSCLQGLLQLKDRLKADDVVVCIFHDHGSRYVGKIYNDQWMMERGFLDVKTFKDIVNGRTAKQKLVTIEPKHTVADAVELMRKHDIEHIPVVNGNGLIGAISEGGLFQKVFSNPDIKNASVESVMEPAFPLVEFNTPIEKLRTLINKDNGAVLSKDEAGHLHIVTKYDVIQALGN; encoded by the coding sequence ATGGATATCAAGAACAACATATTGGAAACGATTGGTAATACGCCTTTGATAAAGCTTAACAAGATCACGAAGGATATTCCCGGCACTATACTGGCCAAAGTGGATTATTTCAACCCCGGCAACTCGATCAAGGACCGGATGGCGCTGAAAATGGTCGAGGTGGCTGAAAAAGAGGGAAAACTAAAACCCGGCAGCACGATCATTGAATGCACCAGCGGCAATACGGGCATGGGGCTGGCGCTGGCTGGCTGTGTAAAAGGATACAAATGCATTTTTACAACTACCGATAAGCAATCGAAGGAGAAAATGGATATCCTGAAGGCGGTGGGTGCGGAAGTGATCGTGTGCCCTACCAATGTGGAACCCGATGATCCCCGCTCCTATTACTCTGTGGCCCGCAGGCTGGCCAAAGAAATTCCCAATTCTTTCCTGTGCAACCAATATGATAACCTGGCCAACAGGCTGGCGCATTATGAGACCACCGGTCCCGAACTGTGGGAGCAAACGGATGGCAAGATCACACACCTGGTGTGCACGGCCGGCACGGGTGGTACGGTAACGGGTACGGCCATGTACCTGAAAGAAAAGAATCCCAACATACAAATTTGGGCTATTGATGTGTATGGCTCGCTGCTCACCAAATATTTCCGTACAGGTGAAATAGATATGAAAGAGGTGCACCCCTATGTATCGGAAGGCTTTGGGGAAGACTTTGTGCCGGAGAATTATGATATGCGTGTGATCGATCACTTTGAGCAGGTAACGGATAAAGATGGCGCTGTAATGGCCCGGCGCATTGCCAAAGAAGAAGGTTTGTTTTGCGGGTATAGCGCCGGCAGCTGCCTGCAGGGGCTGCTGCAATTGAAAGACCGCCTGAAAGCAGATGATGTAGTGGTATGTATCTTCCATGATCATGGCAGCAGGTATGTGGGCAAGATCTACAATGACCAGTGGATGATGGAAAGAGGTTTCCTGGATGTAAAAACATTTAAAGACATTGTAAACGGCAGGACGGCCAAACAAAAGCTGGTAACCATTGAACCCAAACATACGGTGGCCGACGCGGTAGAGCTGATGCGCAAACATGATATTGAACACATACCAGTGGTCAATGGCAATGGACTGATAGGTGCGATCAGCGAAGGCGGCCTTTTCCAAAAAGTATTTTCCAATCCCGATATTAAGAATGCCTCGGTAGAAAGTGTGATGGAACCTGCCTTCCCGCTGGTAGAGTTCAATACACCCATTGAAAAGCTACGTACGCTCATCAATAAAGATAATGGGGCGGTGCTGAGCAAAGATGAAGCCGGCCACCTGCACATTGTCACCAAGTATGATGTGATACAGGCGCTGGGTAATTAA
- a CDS encoding alpha/beta fold hydrolase yields the protein MKAYFISGMAADERVFKYVRLPEGYEIVHLTWIDPQKQESLASYAIRMAERIDTSQPFVLIGLSFGGMLVTEIAKRYPPVKTILIASIPLSAQLPGYFRVAAALRLHKVVPIGMVKTAARLKRYITNEKSEDKKLIWEIINSSDPAFIRWSMEAILTWKNEEMPQQVLHIHGTRDEVLPARYTKPTHIIPKAGHLMVMSQPDDVNRILHNALAI from the coding sequence TTGAAAGCATATTTTATCAGTGGAATGGCCGCCGATGAGCGCGTCTTTAAATATGTCCGTTTACCCGAAGGATATGAGATCGTACACCTTACCTGGATTGACCCCCAAAAACAAGAATCTTTAGCCTCCTATGCCATCCGGATGGCGGAACGGATCGACACCAGCCAGCCATTTGTGCTGATCGGCTTATCCTTTGGTGGTATGCTGGTCACTGAAATTGCCAAACGTTATCCCCCGGTTAAAACCATCCTGATCGCAAGTATTCCCTTATCCGCCCAATTGCCGGGTTATTTCCGCGTAGCCGCTGCCTTGCGGCTCCATAAAGTAGTACCTATCGGCATGGTAAAAACAGCTGCCCGCTTAAAAAGGTACATCACCAATGAAAAGTCCGAAGATAAAAAGCTGATCTGGGAGATCATCAACAGCAGCGATCCTGCTTTTATCCGTTGGTCGATGGAAGCGATCCTTACCTGGAAGAATGAAGAAATGCCGCAACAGGTATTGCATATCCATGGCACGCGCGATGAAGTATTGCCTGCACGCTATACAAAACCTACCCATATCATTCCCAAAGCGGGTCACCTGATGGTGATGTCACAACCGGATGATGTAAACAGGATACTGCACAATGCCCTGGCTATATAG